In Prunus dulcis chromosome 1, ALMONDv2, whole genome shotgun sequence, the following are encoded in one genomic region:
- the LOC117617447 gene encoding uncharacterized protein LOC117617447 — MIRLKDXNFLKWHYQLEYVLEGYDLFGHFDGSSIALSKFAILDEKGFTSELTATYKDWVKIDKALLSLLIATLSNDAIEYVIGCKTAHDAWMNLTNPYATVSRAHFRNQLLXAKQAAKAGVLSSHAPMVGMLSQSTXFVSSHAFSGSGHGDGLLPTPQMPHTGYMSSYPFVQSSSHAFGDRGKFSGSRPFGHGFQGKFQGPPKSGGGVVLECQIYSSSPXASLTAMTAQTFFSLDSVWIADSEANHHXVPHMTTTDSASHCASLDQVRXKNGVGLRIDHIDIAHIPIGLCIDHIDTTHIPTATSSSLSLSTVFHVPPLTKNLLYVYHFCRDNNCPMIFDQFGFSIQDKVTNRVLF, encoded by the exons ATGATCAGGTTGAAAGACNATAACTTCTTGAAGTGGCACTATCAACTCGAGTATGTTCTGGAAGGCTACGATCTCTTTGGCCATTTTGATGGCTCGAGCATTGCACTATCGAAATTCGCAATCTTGGATGAGAAAGGTTTTACCTCTGAGCTCACCGCAACTTACAAGGACTGGGTGAAGATCGACAAAGCACTTCTTAGCTTGTTGATCGCCACTCTATCTAATGATGCGATCGAATATGTCATCGGTTGCAAGACGGCACATGATGCATGGATGAATTTGACGAATCCATATGCCACGGTCTCTCGTGCTC ATTTTCGTAATCAATTGCTTANGGCTAAACAAGCTGCTAAGGCAGGGGTTCTTTCTTCNCATGCACCTATGGTTGGTATGCTGAGTCAATCCACTCNCTTTGTTTCTTCCCATGCCTTCTCTGGTTCTGGTCATGGTGATGGTCTTCTTCCAACTCCTCAAATGCCTCACACTGGATATATGAGTTCGTATCCTTTTGTTCAATCTTCTTCTCATGCTTTTGGTGATCGNGGCAAATTCTCTGGTTCTAGACCTTTTGGTcatggttttcaaggcaaGTTTCAAGGTCCTCCTAAGTctggtggtggtgttgttcTTGAGTGTCAAATATATA GTTCTTCGCCACNTGCCTCCCTCACTGCCATGACGGCTCAaacttttttctctcttgatTCAGTCTGGATTGCAGACAGTGAGGCAAATCATCACANGGTGCCTCATATGACAACAACGGATTCTGCTTCACATTGCGCCTCTTTAGATCAAGTCAGAANGAAAAATGGGGTAGGTTTGCGCATTGATCATATTGACATAGCTCATATTCCCATTGGTTTGTGCATTGATCATATTGACACAACTCATATTCCCACTGCaacttcttcctctctttctttatCTACAGTTTTTCATGTTCCTCCACTCACGAAAAATCTTTTGTATGTGTATCACTTCTGCCGTGATAATAATTGCCCTATGATTTTTGATCAATTTGGATTTTCTATACAGGACAAAGTCACCAACAGGGTTCTCTTCTAA